Within the Novosphingobium pentaromativorans US6-1 genome, the region CCTTCTTGGCTGACCTTGAATTGACCCGGAAGATCGCGTGCGAATGCCTGGGCAGCGTAGACCAGCGTCTCGCATTGCGCTTCGGACAGAAGGCCGTCGGCCTGCCAACAAGCGGGAAGACGCGGTACAACATCCGGCTGGGGCGCCGCGACCGAGCCCATGGCGACCGATTCGACGAGCGGAGTGGGATGGATCGGCGCGTCCTCGAACACGATGCGGCTGGGGCGGTAAGGCAGGTAGATGCCTGCCTGTTCAGGCACCGGCGCGGGGTCGGCCAAGATCGAATAGGTGAGGTCGATCGCATTTGCTGTGGCTGCTGGTGTCGCGGCGAACGGCGCCACCGGCCGGACCGGCGCGCGATGTGCTGACGTCTTGCCAACGAGGCAGACTGGCTTGCCGACTGGCAGGCGATGGATGTTGGCGGAGATCTGTACGCGTGGCGGAAGCGCGTTGAGCAGCTCGTGGATCGCGATCAGGTCGCAGGTATCTCCGGTGATCGCCGACGAGGGCGCAGTCGATACCTTGTCGATCACGACCAGGCGAACGGCAATCCCCGTCCCTGTCCGGCGAAACATCTGCTCCAAGCGGACATTGAGCAGGAGCGACGCTTCGTCCTGCGCTTTGGCGAACTTGGAAGCATCAAAACCGTCGGGCATGATCGCGACGATCCTCGCCCCATTCGCAGCCGCTCGCATCGCACCGCGCAGGTGACGCATAGCGGTCTCGCCGTCCTTGCCGCGTTCATGGCTCTGAGCGAATGGCGGGTTCGTTAGCACGACCGATGGAACCGGGCCGCGATGCAAGTCGGCGATCAGTTCCCCGTCGTGCGCAGTGATCGTGGCCGCGGGGAAGATGTGGACCAGGCTGCCTCGTCTTGCCGGATCTATCTCGTTGAGGAGCAGCGAGGCCTTCCAGACGCTGCCCCATAGGGCAAGCGCACCATTGCCGGCTGATGGTTCGAGGAGTGTGTCTTGCACGCAGACAGCTGCGGCCTTCGCCATCAGCCAGGCCAGCATTGGCGGGGTAGAGAACTGCTGGAACTCGACCTGTGCTTCGCTGCGCACGTGCCGCGGCGGCAAGGCTGCTTTGAGCCAGTCGAACCGCGCTTCGGCTTCGTGTACGTTCGTCGCCAGATCGATGCGTGAGGACTCTCGCAGCCAGAGCAGTGCGCCGATCTCGACCGCGTTGTTGTAGTCGTCGATAGTCCAGGCGCTTCCCCAGTCCATGACGCCGGTTTCCTCGGCGAACAGGCCGGCGATTTCGGCACGGGTAAGGTGACGTCCCGAAGCGAGAAGCTCGGCAACTCGGGTGCCAATGGCGCAAGCCAATGGGACTGACAACAACTGCTCGCCAGCTGGAAACAGGTCTGATTGAAACATGGCAATTCGTCCTCCTGATGAAGGCATCGGGACAGGCCCTCTGCCGGATCAGGAATTCGAGAAGCTCTCTCTCCTCTACCGCGCCGCTTTGCGGCGCAGCCATGCTTTAAGTTCATCGTTCCAGTCGGTGTCGCGTGAGGACGGCTTGCGAATGTGGATCGTCCGTCCATCGCGGGCGTAAGCGGCCAGGCCACGCGAGGCAGCCAGCTCGCCGCCCGCATCGTGATCGACGAAGAGGTGAAGCTCGGTCACGCTCTCGGGCACGCTGACGAGGCCGAAGCGCTCATTGCCCAGGGTCGCCCAGACGGGAATGCCGGTGAGAGCATAGGCCGACATCGCGCTCTCGATCCCCTCGGCAAGGCCGAGCTTGCCGGAAACCGGAGCGAAAAGGCGGGCAGCAGCTTCGCCGAGCGCGCCAAGCGCGCGTTTCGGCTTTTCGAAAGCGGCCTTGCCTGAAGCCTCGGCAGACAGGAACGTGCGGTGGATGGCGATCGGGCCCTCGTCGAGGCTGACTGCCGCGATCATGGCGGGCAAAAAGCGGGTC harbors:
- a CDS encoding DUF7146 domain-containing protein, which gives rise to MSLSVQTHPNRSLTETARRICESRGGKWSGTKGMACCPAHVDRTPSLGVSLGRQAILFHCFAGCDQQSVLSALAREGFEAPALFSGSATSNEPESTSTRKPSAAALRIWRDAQPLRASPAKEYLESRGILAASPALRFHPRTPLGPKGRTRFLPAMIAAVSLDEGPIAIHRTFLSAEASGKAAFEKPKRALGALGEAAARLFAPVSGKLGLAEGIESAMSAYALTGIPVWATLGNERFGLVSVPESVTELHLFVDHDAGGELAASRGLAAYARDGRTIHIRKPSSRDTDWNDELKAWLRRKAAR